The nucleotide sequence CCTGAATTGCTTAAGGATGTGCAGCCGGAGCGAGTAAGCAAGGCGCAAAAAGCCAGCAACACAGCGTTGAAGGAATACCGCGAACGGCTTATGAGCAACAAAAATGTTTGGTGTGTTGTTTCTATACCAACCAAGGCATGGGCGAAAAAGGTATTTCCGGATGTAGATGAGCAGGCTGCCATTGCCAAGCTGTGGGAGGCAATATTTAGAACGGTCAGGGTTGATGCGGTTGATCCTGTTTCTGCCTGGGAAGAACATAAAAGCAAGCTAAAACAACATATGGATTTTCTCAATTCTTCACGCTTTAAGTTCTTACGTTATAGTAACTCGCTTGGGACAAATTTAGAGATTGAACTTCCGGAAAACCATATTTGGCTTGGTGGTTCAGAATATACGCCTGAGGGTATAGAGTTTATCGCTAACATGCCGACCGAAGAGGTATTTACTTTGCCGAAAAAGACAGGCATTAACGGTACGGTATTTAGCTCTAAACCCTTAAACTATAATGGCAACTTAATTGATAAGTTTTCAATAACTTTTAAAGCTGGTAAAATTGTAGATTTCCAGGCCGAAAAAGGCTATGAAGTACTCAAGAAACTCGTTGAAACGGATGAGGGCTCATGCTATCTTGGCGAAGTAGCGCTGGTGCCGTTCGATTCACCGATATCAAATGCAAATATTCTGTTCTATAACACCTTGTTTGATGAAAATGCCTCCTGTCACCTGGCAATAGGTAAAGCCTACCCCGTCTGCATTAAGGGCGGCGAAACCATGACTAAACAAGAAATGGAAGAGTTTGGCGTTAACGACTCGCTTGTTCATGAAGACTTTATGATTGGTACGCAAGACCTTGAAATTATTGGTATTACCGCTAGCGGAGAAGAAATAACGGTGTTTAAGCAAGGTAGCTTTGCTAAATAGCATGTAGTGCCGCTGAGCGGTGTAGCAGAATATTGAGGAGAATCTCAGCGAAGTGCGGAAGCACTCGCTGAATAAATAAAATTGTATAAGATTTACACATGACATTGAAAATGATTATCAATAATGTTAAACTATAAAGGTTATACTAAACAATAGGAACTTCGTTCTTGTGTTCTTAACAAAAATATATGAGGAAGTGTTGAAAATGTGTACTTCATGTGATACAACGTTCAAAATATTTTCAGTGGAAATTGATACAAAAGAGCCTGTTAATACAAATATGGAATTGTATAAAGAAATAGCTCATAGATTGTTTCAGAATAAGGTCATTTCAAATATTAACATTGGTAATAATAGAGCCTATAATGTTGATGGTAGACAACTGTTTGGGTTCGAACTTCATTTGGGTAACAAAAATAACCCTCTTACCGTAACCCTTGCGAATGTTGAAAATGCGCTGAATGGTATTCTAGATAACTTTGAAGATTATTATGAAATGAAGATCAAACTTAATTAATTGTTTTAATAGCTAATAGCTAAAGCATCTTTCGGGATGCTTTTTTATTGCATTTTATGTATAACAGCATAGGGTGTGAAAAGCGATTTATTAAGCGAGTCTTGGCGGCGGTATTAACAGTCAATGCCGAATTTTTGTTTACTGCTTAAAAGGAAATAGCATTTGATAAGAAGAAAATAACAGTAGCAGCAAATCTGCTAGCAGAAAAGTGGGTGTATTACGATGATAATCAAACATGATGACATGATACGCAGACAGGCTAAACCGTGTACTGTTACGTGGAAGCAATTTTGTGAGAGTTATGAGCAGATTCCTATGCAGAATAGTGATTTTGAGGATTACCTTAAAACCTATGCCATAAAATGGCGTTTTAAGCAAAATTTGAGCATGGAGGATTTTGTACGGATTAATAGTGCACAACCCTGGTTGGAAGACTGGAATTCAGAAGATGTTCAGGCATTCCGCGATAGTTTGACGGCCGATAGGGTATCGTTTGTAGAAGGCATTGAATATCTGACCATGGAAGGCGCAGTACTTTCTGCAGATTTATGGCGTGTAGACGGAATGCTGCTTCTGGCCGAGCGCACCCGGAAATATGACTTACTTACGGAAATTCGTCCGATGGAAAATGTACAGGATGAGTACCCACAGTGTATCCTGATGGCATGGATGCACCAATTCCGTTTTATATAAAACGGTATGTTAGTTATGAGTAGTGAGTTACTGCTTCGATAAATTGGGAAATCGCCGTCAGACAGTTGATTTTCGTAGTGATACGCAACTGCTACGGCGATATTTTTATCTAAATGCCTTATCAAGCGTTATTTCTACTCGTATTTCGTATTCGACGTAAGACCCATTAAAGAGAGCCGTATCCCGTTATGTTGAATTTTAGCAGGGATTGTCAGTTTGAAAATAGAAAATAGCCATAACTTACATTCAGAGTGATGGCTATTTTATTTATATAAGTCATAAACGGAAAATGGAAAGAGGAACATCATGTTCGGTTTGATTCGTCATCAACTGACCGCGATTATTTGTTTTTTGATCATTCTTACGCTTGCCTCGGTTTTGATGATTAGTTATTTCCTGGTTTCCTCCGATTATGAAAAGAAAATGCACTATAATAATGCAGCTATGGCCGAGAACTTAGCAGCTAATATTGTTCAGTTTATGGGGAACGCTTATTCCGTTAACGAGCTTGTAGCGGAGTATCCGGATATCCATAATCTTGCTCCCGAAAAACAACGCACAATCTTAATCGATACTACAAAACGATTTCCGTTTTTTCAGCTGCTGATTTTGCATAAACTTAACGGGGACCAAACAGCTCGAACTAGTGGCGAGTTGGCCAATCGAGCAAACCGTTGGTGGTTCAAAAAGTTCATGGCCGAAAAACAGCCATTTATCAGCAAAACCTATTATTCGGTAGCGTCTGATTCTCCCATCACGACTATTCTGCATGGAATATACACTGATGGCACGCTAAGCGGCTTGCTCATGGCCGATATTGAAACAGGCACATTGCAGCAGATGGTGGAACGATTCAGCTCTGGGGAGGGCAGCTATGCCTATCTTTTAGATGGACAGGGGGTAGTCGTTGCTCATCCTGACAGAAATCAGGTTGCTGAACTTTACAACTATAGCACAATGAAAAAAAGTGTGTTATTACAAGATAAGAATGGCTATATGTTGAAAGATGAAAAGGGTAATGAGATCACTCGGGAAATTGATTTTAAGATCGATTCTTCTTTGCAGGCTATCGTCGCTAAGGTTATGGCAGGCGAGATAGGGGTAGGAGAATATACAGAACTAAACGGAGAGAAAAATATCTGCGCATACAGATCCATTCCCCTACCTGGAGCATCTGACCCTTGGAGTTTGATTGTGGTGCAAAAGAAAAGTACCGCGCTAGCGTTCATGGAAGATGTGACTATCAAGATCGTTTTTGTCGGGCTGGGGGTACTAGTGCTCTCGGCATTACTGACATTTTGGTTTTCTCGTCGATTAACCAACCCGTTAGTCGAAATGGTTAATGCCACTAACCAAATTAAAGAAGGCAATTTGGCAGTACGCCTTGATAGTACTTCTTCTAATGAAATTGGTGTATTGGCGATGAATTTTAATCAGATGGTTTCTGAATTGCGACAGCATCAGGAGAGCTTGGAGAATTTAGCCTTTCATGATGCACTAACTGGACTGCCCAATAGGGCACGTTTAAACTTACTGCTTGAAGAAGAAATGGCTAAGGCGCGTTGCGGTCAAGCAAGCGGGATTCTCTTGTTTATCGATATGGATGACCTCAAATCGGTCAACGACAATTTTGGGCATACCTTTGGCGATAAAGTTATTATCGAAGCTGGCAAGCATATTATTAATGCTGTCGGTGAACAGGCGTTGGTGGCTCGTATTGGAGGAGATGAATTTGTCGTTGTTCTGTCTGGAGAAGCCACCAGGGAGAGAGCAAGCCAAATCGCCGAACAAGCAATTCAGGAACTCTGCCGAGAGTATGAAGTCTCTGATGAACACTTTCAAATGTCAGCAAGTATTGGCGTTGTCATCTATCCTGAAGATGGTGATAGAGGCGAGGATCTCTTGAAGAAAGCCGATAGTGCGATGTATGCCGCCAAGCAAGCGGGCAGAAACTGCTGGCATTTTTATGAAGCATTCATGTTGCAAGATACTTATGAAAAGATGATGCTAACAAACGGTTTGCGTCGTGCTTTAGAGCGTGAGGAATTGTTCTTACATTATCAGCCGCAGTTTACGATGACGGGTGATATTGTCGGATTTGAGGCGCTGCTCCGCTGGAATAGCGCTGAATTTGGTTTGGTGTCGCCAGACCGATTTATCCCCTTAGCTGAGCAAAGCGGACTAATCTTGCCGATTGGGAAATGGGTACTTCAAGAAGCTTGCCGGTTTGCGCGGCGATTGGCTGATATGGAAAAAGAGAATGTTCATATTGCGGTTAATATATCACCGCGTCAGCTGATAGCGGATGACTTTGTAGACACTGTTTGTGACACGATTAAGAAGGCGGGTATAAAACCGGGACAAATCGAATTTGAGATTACAGAGAGTGCATTGATCGAATCGATGGAAGATAGTGCTATTAAACTGGAAGAGTTGCGACATATGGGAGTGACGCTTGCCTTAGATGATTTTGGTACAGGATACTCCTCGTTAACATACTTAATGAGCTTGCCGGTAGGGACATTGAAGATTGATAAATCCTTTATGGACAAGATTACCGATGGAAGAGAACAGTTGCAACTGGTGGGATCCATTATTAATTTGGGACATACTTTGGGTTTGGTCATCGTTGCTGAAGGAGTGGAAACTGAAAATCAGCTTGAGCTGCTACTGAAGATTGGCTGTGATCACATTCAAGGATATGTTTTTAGTCAGCCTATTCCGGAGGAAGAAGCTATCACGTTTATTTTTCCAAGGATTATATAAGAAGTAGCGTCTACATATTGAGAAGGTATAAGACGATACCAATAAAGTTGAGCTTTGGATCGCGTACTTTTGTTTGACTGCAAGCCAGGATGGCAATTACTATTAGGAAAAAGAAAGATTGCCGAAAGCGCTACGCCGGCGGCTTGAGTGATATTCATTGCTTCGAGCCGTTCGAGAAATAAAGAAGACCCGCAGGAAACCTTTTTCGTTTGCTCGTGGGGTTCAAGGAGAGTAATAAAAATGGCAATTGAAGCTGTAAAAGATTATTTTGCACAGCAAGGTAGAGCAAATGATGTTATGGAGTTTGAAGTCTCAAGTGCAACGGTAGAGCTTGCAGCACAGGCGTTGCAGGTTATTGCGGCTCGCATTGCAAAGACACTTTCCTTTAAGAATGAAAATGGATGCATTCTAGTTGTGACCGCCGGCGATGCAAAAGTGGATAATAGAAAGTTTAAGGATCAATTTGGAATCAAAGCAAAGATGTTAACCCCAGATGAGGTTCTTGAATTCACCGGTCATGCAGTAGGCGGTGTTTGTCCTTTTGCCATCAAGACTTCTAAGGTGAAGACATATGTTGACGTTTCAATAAAGCGGTTTGATACTGTTTTTCCAGCCTGCGGTAGTAGTAATTCGGCTATAGAGCTAACAAGCGATGAATTATATCAATATGCGCAAGGGTTGATGTGGGTCGACGTCTGCAAAGATTGGGTTGCATCGTGAAAAGTTTCGTGGTGACGATGTCGTTAGGCTTAGCCCAAAAGTAGACTGACGGTAATTGCCAGCCTAAACATATTGACAACGACATTTGAAGCTGATATTATATTAGCAATCGAATATTGACTCTTATCAAGAGTGGTCGAGGGACTGGCCCGATGACACCCGGCAACCGGCAGAAATGCAGAGGTGCTAAATCCAGCAGGAGAAATCCTGGAAGATGAGAGGGAACACAATGCGTGTTTTACCCCTCTCATCGAGAGGGGCTTTTTATTGCTCCGGGCAAAGGTTAAGGTGTCAAAGTGGATGCATACACTCTGGGACCTCCAGGCCACTCGCTAGTCGATATATTGAGAAAGTAGATTTTACATCAGTGGTGAAAGGTATTCAATTTTATCATTTTTAGGAGGTTATTTCATGAACAAGTTCACAAAAGCAATTGCACTTCTTATGACAACTCTTTTTCTACTCCTAGCGGTCGGCTGCGGCAGTTCTGAAAAAGCAGCTGACAAAGCAGCTGACAAGGGCGGCGCTAAAACCAGTATCAAGGTCGGAACTACTGCCGGCCCCCATGCGCAAGTAATGGAAAAGGTTAAGGCCGAAGCGGAAAAACAGGGCCTTAAGGTCGAAATCGTTGAATTTAACGATTACATTCAGCCTAATGTGGCATTGGCACAGAAGGATCTCGATATTAACGTGTACCAGCACAAGCCATTCCTTGAAAGAGCCATGGCTGACAGACAGTATAAATTTGTCGCTACCGGTAAATCAATCA is from Anaerosporomusa subterranea and encodes:
- a CDS encoding YbaK/EbsC family protein; amino-acid sequence: MAIEAVKDYFAQQGRANDVMEFEVSSATVELAAQALQVIAARIAKTLSFKNENGCILVVTAGDAKVDNRKFKDQFGIKAKMLTPDEVLEFTGHAVGGVCPFAIKTSKVKTYVDVSIKRFDTVFPACGSSNSAIELTSDELYQYAQGLMWVDVCKDWVAS
- a CDS encoding aminopeptidase codes for the protein MNNELLLEKYARLIVNTGVNLQQGQTLVITSPIECAAFARMIAEQAFTSGARDVVMKWKDELFSKLRYLKAPEAVFNEFPDWEKEFYMTHVRQGAAFVSIAASDPELLKDVQPERVSKAQKASNTALKEYRERLMSNKNVWCVVSIPTKAWAKKVFPDVDEQAAIAKLWEAIFRTVRVDAVDPVSAWEEHKSKLKQHMDFLNSSRFKFLRYSNSLGTNLEIELPENHIWLGGSEYTPEGIEFIANMPTEEVFTLPKKTGINGTVFSSKPLNYNGNLIDKFSITFKAGKIVDFQAEKGYEVLKKLVETDEGSCYLGEVALVPFDSPISNANILFYNTLFDENASCHLAIGKAYPVCIKGGETMTKQEMEEFGVNDSLVHEDFMIGTQDLEIIGITASGEEITVFKQGSFAK
- a CDS encoding EAL domain-containing protein translates to MFGLIRHQLTAIICFLIILTLASVLMISYFLVSSDYEKKMHYNNAAMAENLAANIVQFMGNAYSVNELVAEYPDIHNLAPEKQRTILIDTTKRFPFFQLLILHKLNGDQTARTSGELANRANRWWFKKFMAEKQPFISKTYYSVASDSPITTILHGIYTDGTLSGLLMADIETGTLQQMVERFSSGEGSYAYLLDGQGVVVAHPDRNQVAELYNYSTMKKSVLLQDKNGYMLKDEKGNEITREIDFKIDSSLQAIVAKVMAGEIGVGEYTELNGEKNICAYRSIPLPGASDPWSLIVVQKKSTALAFMEDVTIKIVFVGLGVLVLSALLTFWFSRRLTNPLVEMVNATNQIKEGNLAVRLDSTSSNEIGVLAMNFNQMVSELRQHQESLENLAFHDALTGLPNRARLNLLLEEEMAKARCGQASGILLFIDMDDLKSVNDNFGHTFGDKVIIEAGKHIINAVGEQALVARIGGDEFVVVLSGEATRERASQIAEQAIQELCREYEVSDEHFQMSASIGVVIYPEDGDRGEDLLKKADSAMYAAKQAGRNCWHFYEAFMLQDTYEKMMLTNGLRRALEREELFLHYQPQFTMTGDIVGFEALLRWNSAEFGLVSPDRFIPLAEQSGLILPIGKWVLQEACRFARRLADMEKENVHIAVNISPRQLIADDFVDTVCDTIKKAGIKPGQIEFEITESALIESMEDSAIKLEELRHMGVTLALDDFGTGYSSLTYLMSLPVGTLKIDKSFMDKITDGREQLQLVGSIINLGHTLGLVIVAEGVETENQLELLLKIGCDHIQGYVFSQPIPEEEAITFIFPRII